A segment of the Blastocatellia bacterium genome:
GCCGTTGGCGATGATGCTCACAGCAGTGGCGCAGCGGGATGAATGGGCGTGGTATGGACTGGCAGCGATCACACTGGGCGTTGGAATTGTTTTAGCAGATGCGACCGGTGGTGTATTTGTGTTGGTTATTCAACTGGTGGCGCTCGTGCTGTTGCTCAGGAAACGGCATATTCGTTTGACCGAAGCGTCAGCCCGAAAGAGGCACGTCGTGTGGATCGGCGTCGGCGCAACGCTGATCGTCGGGATGATAATCGGCGGTGCTGTCTGGTTTGGCACGCGGTCGGTGCCGAGAGCTATCCTGTCCGATGTGCAGATCAATTTCCCTGAGCTAGACCGGGCGCGGCAAGATGCGTCACAGGCTGATTATTTCTCTCGTTATTATGGGCGGGCAGGCATCTGGAAGGCTTCATTGCCGATGATCGCCGATTATCCCGTGATGGGCGTGGGCCTGGGCAGTTATCCCACTGCCTACACCCGCTATGATCCGGCCTCCGGCTTGTTTCTGGTTAACGCGGCTCACAACGACTATCTACAACTCGTTTGTGAAACCGGACTGATCGGCGCACTCATCCTGATGCTATTTCTCTGGTCTTTGGTGAGGCTCTGTCAGCGGGCAATGAATGATGAGAACCCGTTTGGTTCAGCAGTCGCGGTCGGAGCGACGGTGGGATGCTTAGGGATACTAGCGCACAGTCTGGGCGATTTTCATTTGCAGGCGCCGGGCGCAGGGTTGCTGTTTTTGCTGTTGATCGCCGTGCTGATCGGCGTGTATCGGCTACAAGCTCATGGGGCGAACGCGTCCGGTGATGGGATGCCAAATTGAGTTCAGCGAGCGAACAGAGAGGGGCGATGTGAAAGCTGTCGAGGTTGAACTTCCCTTGACTTTCCTCGCATGGTGGATTAAAACGTAAGCGCTTTTCCTAGGGGGGCGCGTCAGGAGGATGCTGTGAGCGAACATTCAAATCAGGCTGGCGGACTTGCTCCAATCGGGGGAAACGAAATCGCGCGTCTGGGCAATCAGAGCAATATCCCTGCCGGTCAATTCTCGCCGTTAAGTCCATTTTCAGGTCCTGGTGAGCAACGCTTGAGGGACATTTGGTGGCGCTATTGGCGCGTGCTATGGAATCGGCGCTGGTTAATGTTGAGCGTGTTCGCTCTCGTGTTTGCCGGGTTTGCTGTTGAGGCATACCGCACGCCACCGGTTTACACGGCGACCGGAACCATTGCTGTCGAAGCAGTCCAGCAACAGGTGCTTGGCGAGTTTACCCCGACCAATCAAACGCAAGGCATTGTGCAGTTACAAATAGACATTTTGCAAAGCCGAATGCTGGCCAGCCGTGTGATTGACAAATTAAAACTTTGGGAACAACCGGAATTCGCCATTGCGCCGGGCTCGACCCACGAGGAGCGTGAACGGCAGCGGTCCTTGTTGATCAATACGTTTTTGGCTCAACTGAGTGTTGACGCCGAACAGGCGTGGAATCAGGGCGTGATTCGCTTGCATTACCGCTCGACCAATCCCCGCTTGGCCGCTCAAATCCTGAATACCCTGTTTGAGGAATTCATTGCTTATAACCGTGAATCCAATACCGAGGCGTTGGAATTTGCCCAAGAATGGCTGACAGAGCAATTGGCGCAAATCGAAAGCAAGCTGAAAAAATCCAGAGAAGAGCTGCTCAAATTCCAGCAGGGCACTGAGCTGCTCTATATGGGCAGCGACACGGAAGCCAATCCTGTGTTGGAGCAATTCAGTCAAGTCAAACAGCAACTGGCCGAAGCAGAGCTGGCCCGACTCAACGCTGAGATTCTCTACCAACGGGCGCTCAAAGAGGGCGCTGAGGCGTTGCCCTCGTCAGTTAAAGGCGATAGCCTGGCCGCCTTGGAAGACGAGCGCAAGCGAGTCGAAGCAGAACTAGCGCAACTGGGCGCCACATACAAAGACGGCGCGCCGGCCATCCGGCGATTGAAAAGTCGCCTGGCCCTACTGAACGAGCAGATCGAAAAAAATCGCCTGCTCTCGCAAGAAGCGATCCTGGAAAATCTCAGAAACGAATTTGAAATCGCCGACCGGCGGTGGCGCGCGCTACGCGACGCGGTTGAAAAACAACGAGCCGAGATCATTGAACAAAACCGCGCTGCCCTGCAACTGAGTTTGCTCAAACGCGAAGCTGAAGTTGACGAAAAGCTCTTTCAGGTACTCTCGGAGCGGTTGCGTGGAACCGATTTGATGAAATCGCTGACACCCAATACCAACATCCGCATTGTTGATCGAGCCGAAATCCCATTGGCTCCCTCTGGGTCTAACAGCATCATGTTCCTCCGGGGTGGAATCATTGCCTTGGTACTGGCCGTTGGATTAGCCCTGTTGTTGGACTTGCTGGATGACAGCTTGAAGACCGTAGAGGATGTCGAAACAATGTTGAAGTTGCCCAGTTTGGGTTTAATTCCGTTAGCAATCAGTAGTAATGGGCGGTCCCTGCTGCCGCGTAAGTCGCCCAGTGAGGCCAGGCCATTGATCCTGAGAGCTGGCGAAGCAGAGAACCCGGCGTTTGCAGAGGCCTATCGTACATTGCGGACAGGTGTGTTGCTCTCCTCGGCGACGCACCCGCCCCGTACCATTGTCGTTACCAGTCATGAAGCCCAAGCAGGCAAGACAACCACAGCTATCAACGTCGCCTTGGCGATGGCACAGGCGGGCAAGCGCGTGCTGCTGGTGGATGCCGATATGCGCCATCCCAGTTGCGCCAAATCGCTGGGCGTCCATGCGGCTGATGGGTTGAGTACATTGCTGGCTTCGGATGAGAAGCCGGTCACGATCTATCATGACTGTGGCGTCTCGCGCTTAGACTTGTTGCCGGCAGGACCGATACCACCAAATCCCTCCGAGCTGCTTAGTTCGGGCAAAATGCGTGTCCTGCTCGATTCATTCACGGCTAAGTACGATCAAATTATCATTGACACGCCGCCGTTGGGCCTGGTCTCCGATGCGCTGATGCTGGCCGCTATTGTTGACGGTGTGATCATTGTCACCAAGGCCGAACGGAATTCACGGCGCGGGCTGTTGCGGATCAAGGAGTCATTGTATAGCGTGAACGCGAGGATTTTAGGTGTCGTGCTCAACGCCGTGGATACTCGCCGACATCACAACGGCTACTATGGCAGCTATTATTACTACTACCACAGGCGTTCTGCTGGTGAAGAAATAACGGGCGGCGATGATCGAGCTGCTTAGCATGATGCTCGATCATGCTGTCTTCGTGGTTGCTTAATTTGTTCATGTTGGGTTATAGTGGTGGCGCAGTAAAGTAAGGTGGCAAATATTGGGCTTAGGCGATCTTGACTGATACGCGACAACTCATCGCGATCTATCAGGATCAATATGTACATTCAGCAGTTCAGTAAAGTGTAAGGAGGGCTGCAACAGGTTTCAGGAGGACACTATGAAGAGAGAGATGAACACAACCATACTCATTTGGTTAGTGGTAGGCTCGTGTTTGATGGGGGCCGCGTGGGCTGAGTCGCCTCCCAAATTGCAGAAGCAACCGGTTGGCGCTCTTGCCGGTGAGAGCCAGTCGGTGTTGATCAATGGTGTTGCTGCTGAGCGCGGGACGACAGTCTTTAGCGGTAGCGAAATTCGCACGGGAGCAACGGCGGCGGCCGTCCATTTAACCGGCGGCGGTGGCCTTGTCTCTATCGCGCCGGAATCTCTGGTGAAGCTTGTGCGCGAAAAGGACACGATCATTGCTGAAGTCAGTAAAGGCTCTGTGACCATGCGCAGTCCGTTAGCCAGCGTGGTAGTAGCGCCTGACCAGACAGTTCGTTCAGAGCCAAATAACCTGTATACTGTTTCCACGTCCAGCGCCGGCTCAGTGGTAGAAAGCTTTCTCAAGGAAGTGGCCGTAAGGGCTGCCGATGGCGTTGTGAGGACCGTGGCTCCGAAGGCTCCTGTCACGGGTGGGCGGACGACTACGCCGTTGCAGGCTGGCGTTGGCGAGCCGGAACCGATCACGCCGGTTCGCGGCCCGTTTGTTGTGGCAAATTGTACGTTGACAGGCAACACGCTGATCGTATCAGGCGCGGTGGCTTGTAACGGTATCGCGGTTGCCGGTGCGTCGGTCACGGTGCAGGTAACAACAAAAGGGTTACCTCCAGTGATTCTGCGCCAAACGGTAACCGCAGACGAGGCTGGCCGCTTTAGGACGACATTTACAAACGATGCCCTATCAAGAGGCGGCACAGCCCGCATCTCGGCCGTCACCAATATCCCGGCTTGCGGGACGGCTGCTGGTTCGTGCCAGTTCTAGCGTTGAAGGAGGAGACACGTATGAAGACGAGAACATTTGCCCTAGTCGTCGGTTTGTGTTTAGCGCTGTTGCCGCTGCTTGGCCAACCGGCTGATTCAGTCAATACGGTATCGGCGCAAGCCACGGTGACGGAGATCGAACCCAACAACAACAAGGCGCAAGCTCAACTCCTCCGATTGGCTGCTGGAGAAACCGTCGTTGTCGAAGGACGTGTCGGTCCTAATGATGGCGGTTCGCTCGTGAGCGAGTTGCTGCGATTAGAGACGCCGTTTGGCAATCCTCTATTCACGCCGCCAACAGAGATTCTGCCACGCGACCCGATCGAAGATTGGTTTGCCATCGACGTGCGAGGTTCGCTTGAGTATTCGGTTGAACTTCAGTGGCCTGATGGCACGGCGAACTTGAGCAATTGGACCTTGGGTGACATTGCTGCCCAGATTTATTCGGACCAACTGGTCAGCATTCACGTTGCGTCAACGCCAACGGGACGGCCGGAAATTGAGCCGAATCGAATTTACTACACCTATGATGACCGCCGGAGCGAAGTTCAGGGAGGACGACTGACCATTCCTGCGACGTCACGCTATTACGTGACTGTCTCCAATACAGGCACGGGGAGTCAGCAACCGGTCAGTTATCGGCTGGTGCTCACCAGTCCCCGTCGTGGGACGACCCGCACGGTGTTGGATGCTGTGCGTGGGCCGACGGTCGCCAATCCGGTGGTGCCGGCTGACGTCGGCGCAAACCGCATGCGCGTTGTGCAACGACTGACGCCGACTGAATATCCGGCGCGATTGGATGAGGTCGGTCTGGTTCAGTTTGACATCGAAGGACAGCAAGTGCTCAACGAGTCATTGGACCTGATCGTCCTGGTGGACCCACAAGGGACGGGAAACCCGGCCGCCGCCAGGCCAGTCTTGACGCGTCGCGTGCGCATCCAAGCGCTCAACGCGCTCAATAGCTATTCGGTGCGAGATGCCAATATCGTGGTTCAGTCGGGCGACATCTATGCCGGATTTGAAGTTCCCGAAACAGGCCTTGGTTTGCATCTGCCGTTTGATCTGGATAAGGCCGGCTATGGCCGCAGCTTTGTGTCCGTAGATGGCGGCCGGACCTACCGCTACATCAGTTTGATTTCGTTTGACAAGCTGATTCCGTTGGTCGGGAATGCCGTGATCGAAACCGCGTTGACGATCAATCCGCGGCCCGGCAAACACGCCGACGCGCCGGAACCTACGCGGGTGCGAACCAATCTGCCGATCATCCCGGCGCCGGTCAAGAGCGTCTCGCTGGTGGACGTGAACTGAAGCTTCTCAAGGATTCTCTCGGCTGTTGCTGGTCTGTCTTGCGTTGCTTTGCGCAGTGTAAGACAGACCACGACCACTTTGCGAGGTGATTTATCATGCGTGTGTTGAGCGTCGTCTTACTGCTTGTGTTGAACGTGCAGACGCTGAGCTTGGCTCAAGCTACGTCACAGGAAAGCGCCCAACCGGTGACGACACAGACTGCCGAGCAGCCGGTTTATGCGCCGGATGATTACATCATTCGACCGGGTGACGTGGTCAGTGTGCGGGTGTTGCGTGAACCGGATATGAGCGGCGATATGCAAGTGTCGGCCAAGGGCTACATTCGGATTCCGTTTTTGCGCGAGCCGATTCTGGCGGCTGGTCGAACGGCTTGGCAACTGGCTGATGTCATCCGTCAGCAGGTTGAGGAGATTCTCTGGGAGCCGCAGGTTGACGTACAGGTGAAGCACGGGCAGCAGGATGTCGCCTATGTATTGGGCGAAGTCAACCGAGCAGGCCCAGTGCCGGTGCGTGTTGGTACCCGGTTGCTCAATGTCTTGGTGGCTGCCGGTGGACTCTCCAAGAATGCCGGAAACGTCGCTTATATTCTTCGCGACCAAATGCGACCACCTGATGAACAGAAGAGCAACCCAGAGCAAACAGCCGAGCCTGAGGTGAGGCTGACATCAGTGCTGGAAATTGTGGATATACGCGGCCTATTGCGCGGCCATGTGGAGCTGGCTTCGCTGGAGCGATTCAATCGGCCCATTTATCCGGGCGACGTCATCAGCATTCCCGAAGCCGACCGCGTGTTTGTGGGCGGCAATGTGCATACACCGGGGGCCTTCGAGCTGCGCGGCGCCTTAACACTGACGCAGGCGCTGATGCTGGCCGGCGGCCCAAAACCCGATTCGCGGAAGAAGGAAATCCGATTAGTGCGTCCTGGACCTGACGGGGCGAGCGTTTCCGAGCAACTGGTCAACTTGGACGCTATCGAAAAGGACGCCAGCAAAGACATTCGTCTACAAGCCAATGACATTGTCTTTGTGCCTGTCTCCCGCGCCAAGACGGTTGTCTCAACCATGTTGAGCGCATTTCTTTTGCAGTCAGTTGTGGGCGTGCCGGTCTATCTGATTTTCCGCCGATGAGTCGGTGCGGTGGCTAACAGCCGGTTTCGATGATGTGGGTCAACGTGCAATCTATTAAGCTGACGCCGCGATGGAAGCGGTGGTGCGCCGTGCTGCTGTTGAGCTGTGCGCTGGGTTACGTGCTGCTGCATGTCTCAGCCGAAGTGCGCGGCGCTCGGCTGACCTATGTCGAGGGTGATCCGGAACGGCTCAAGGCTGCATTAGCCGTTTATCCCGTTCAAGCCGATGTGCACAGGCGGCTCGGTGCTGTGTATTTGTCTGATCCGTGGCGGTTCGATCCAGCGCAAGCCGTCTCTCACTACGAAATGGCCGTTCGCCTTGAACCATTCACGTGGAGCGCCTGGTTGAATCTGGGCTACGGCTACGAGCAGCAAGGCGATGCAGAGCGCGCTGAACGCGCCTATTTGACTGGCGTGGAGCTAGCGCCGCGCTACTTTTATCCGCGCTGGTTGTATGGGAATTTCCTGCTTCGGCACGGGGCGATAGAGCGCTCGTTCGATCAATTGCAATACGCCGCCGACATCCGTCCCTGGGCCGTCGGCAGTATATGCTCGATGATTTGGCAGATCACAGGCGGCCAACCTGACGCGGTCGTGCAGTTCAGTAGCCGGCTCAAGTCCGGTCAAGCGCGGGCATCCGTTTGCCAATACCTGCTGACGCAGCAAGCGTATCAGCCAGCCGTGGCCGTGTGGTCTGCGATTGAGGAGACAGACCCGGCGCGAATGACGGCCAGTCGCTGGTTGCTGAGCACACTTCGCGGAGCTGGCCAGTGGTCGCTGGCGCGTCAGGTCTGGGAGGAGGTTGTGCGCAAGCAGGTCGGTGGAAAAGCCGATGCTTCATCAGCGGAGTGGGCCTTGTGGGATGGCGGCTTCGAGCACGAGACCTCTCTGGGCGCATTTGAGTGGAGCCTCACGAGCACCCAAGACGTCAGTGTGGTGCGTGATCAATCCGAGCGGTTTGAAGGAAGCCGCTCGCTGCGGCTCGAATTCCTCCGCCATCAAAAGGTGAATTTCAATGGCGTGTCTCAAGACCTGTGGGTGAAGCCATCAACGCAGTACCGGCTCCAGTTCTACTATCGCACGGAAAAACTGCCGGAGGTGAACGGCCTGCTCATCGCGCTCAGTGATGCGCAAGAGCCGACGCGATTCAACATGGAATCAGCGCCGCTCGGTAATCCACAGCAGTGGACCAATCAACATATTCAGTTCACAACGCCGGCAGGGACACAGGTTCTCCGGTTACACATTCTGCGCCGACCGGTTCAGCAGCTTTATGACTTCATCAGGGGCAAGGTCTGGTTCGATGCGTTCCGTTTGGAAGAAGTGAAATACGAGAACAAGGACAAGGGAAATGACTGACGCGGAGAATGCAAGCCTGACGTCAGGCGCCGCTGCTCAGTCTCTTCGAGGAAGGTGGGCACGATGTCATTGCAGCCGCATGAGCGGTTAATCCTGCTATGCGCCAGGACGCGCCTGGACGATGCGCTACGAGAGCGCATTTGCGCCGCCGTCGAGCAGCCTCTCTGCTGGCCGACGTTTGTGGCGCAAGCTAAGGAGCAAGAGCTCACGCCGCTCATGTATCTGAATCTCAAGCGGGCAGCCGCTGCGCTTGTGCCGCCTGAGACGTTGTCTCACCTGCGAGCACTGACGCAGCGCACTCTGATTCGCAACGCCCTTTTGTCAGAAGAGCTTTTTGCGCTCATCAAGCTGTTCAAGCGCGAAGGTATTGCATTCATCCCGCTGAAAGGCATTTTGTTGGCTGAGGCTGTTTACGGGGATATGAGCTTGCGTCCGATCCGTGATCTGGACGTGATGGTGCGCTCCGAAGACCTGCCTCGCGTCACTTCGCTGTTAGCGCAGCAGGGATTCTCTTGTCGTAGCGCTGACCCAGAGAAAGAGAGCCGCTCTCCCACCAAGCATGATCTGGCTTTCACCAAATCTCGAAGCGCAGTGAAAGTCTTACTGGAGCTGCATTGGAAACTCAAAGATCGCGTTTATCGGTTACCCGAAGAGATGATCTGGAACCATCGCGTTGCCTATGCTTGGCGCGGTGAGACGGTGATGATTCTATCGCCTGAGATGACACTGCTCCATCTGGTGCATCACCTCAATGCCAATGCTTACTCGTTGAAGGTCCTGGTGGATGTTGCTGAGACGCTGCGTGCATATCAGGAGGAGCTGGACTGGGATCAACTGGAAGCGCTGGCCGCGCGCTGCGGCATGATGAGGAATCTGGTGGTAGCCTTGGAGTGCGCCAACGCAGTGTTGGGTGCGCCCGTGCCGATAAAGGCGCGACAAATGGCTCCAGCCCTCGTCCGAGAACGAAGATGGTTGTGCGCGTTGGTGCGAGACCCACGCTGGTATTTCAGCCGCCGCGCTCAATTGATCCAGCGTCATGGAAATGTGCGTAACTTGTTTTCTGCGTTGTTTGTTGATGGGACGCCATCACAGCTATGGCAGGCCGTTCGCAGTGTTGGCAGAGACATTTCGTTGACCGGTTTGGTTCGGTCGGGCTTGAGAATGTTGGCGCCGCCATCAACGTAAGCATTGATCACGTATCGTCAGACTATGTGGATAGCATCAAGACATCGGCAACCCATCAAGCTCTGCGTGATAAGCGCGAGTCGCTACCTGGGCGGCTTTGAAAAAACGATCTATCAACTGTGTCAGCGGCTGGATGCAGAGCAATTTGATCTGTCAGTTTGTTTGCTGAACCGCGAAGGGCCGTTTGTCGAGTTGATGCGCCGGGAGTTTACTGATCGGGTTTATCTTTTTGATCTGAATTGGCCGTTGAAGCCGAGCGTGTTGCTAAGACTGATGCGGCACTTGCGGCAAACCGACCCGGACATCATTCATGCGTTTGGGTTCAAGGCCGATGCGGTGAGTCGTTGGGTGCGCGGGTCGCGGTCCAAGCCGGCGCTGATTTCCGCTGTGGCTAACCCAGCCCTGCCTCATGCGACGTGGCGGCGCTGGCTCAATCTAGCAACTGGTCAGCGCGTTGATGTCTACTGGGCAGACTGTCAAGCCCGCGCCCAGCATGGTGTTCGGCAGTTGGCCGTGCCAGCGGACAAAGTCAAAGTCATTCCGACCGGCATTGAACACGAGTCCAATGGCGCATGCAATACTGGCGGAGCGACCGTCAGAGCCCAGTTAGGCATCGAAGCCGAGACGCCGATCATCGCCTCGGTCGGCAATCTCCGCTTCATTAAGGGGCATCATCTGGTAATCGAGATGGCGTCCGTGGTGCTTCAGAAGTTTCCTCGCGCCGTATTTCTATTCATCGGCGCTGATATGAGTCGGGGCGCGCTGCCGGCGCTAGCCGCGCAGAGTGGATGCGGCGATCATTTTCGTTTCATAGGATTTTGCCACGATCCATGGCCTTACATTCAGGCGGCTGATGTGATCGTTTCGCCATCTTTGTCGGATGAGCTGCCGCAAGCTTTACTCGAATCTATGCTCGCCGGCAAGCCGATCGTTGCTTCCATGGTCGGCGGTATCACTGAAGTCGTTGAGCATGGCGTGAACGGCTTGCTGGTGCCAGCCGGTGACAGTCAGTCGTTGGCGCACGCTGTGATGCAATTGCTCGAAAATCCCAAACAGAGGCAGCGGCTTGGTCGCCAGGCCAGCCAGACGGTGCAACGTCGGTTTACTGTAGACCGAATGATTGCTGAGTTTGAAATGCTCTACGCTCATCTGGCCATGGCCGACGTTGTTCCAGCTCCAGCGGTGGTCAGTCAGGGAAGCGGCGTATGATTGAGAACGTTCGTTTGAGCGGAGGCTATGACGAAATGGATGTTGAAAATGGCCAAGGGCTGTTCTTGTCGGCCTGCCAGTGGGTCGTGTTTTAACGAGGCTATTTGGATGTGGAGGTAGATGGAAAATGAAAGTGATCGTTCCAGAGGGTGTACTAGCGCGTGAGCTACAGGGTGAATCTGTCCTCTTAAATCTGAACACGGAGTCTTATTTCGGACTGGATGAGGTGGGAACCGATATGTGGCGCGCGTTGACCACGTCCGAATCGGTCGAAGCGGCATATCAGATGCTGTTGACGCAATACGACGTGGAACCAGAGCGATTACGGCAAGACCTGAATGAATTGATCGAAAAGCTGGTGGAGCAAGGGTTGATTGAAATCCGCGATGCGTAATTCTGGGCAAATTCCTAGAGGTTGTGATGCTGTGATGAAGAGCTTGAACAAATTCCTACAGTTGTCTTGGCTCGAACGTTGGTTGTTCGTGCAGGCGTTGTTGCTGCTGCCGTTGACGGTCATGGCGTTGCGCATCGTAGGTTTCGCTCGCTGGCAGGCGGTGTTAGCACGGTTCGCGCCGCTGTGTGAGCTTTTGACTCCTGATTCAGACAAATTGGATGAGCTTCCGACTAGCGATGCAGGCAGCGTGATTCACCGGATACGGCGCACCGCCTGGATCATGCGTGCGGCGCGGCGGCGAGTGCCTTTGAATGTGACCTGTCTGCCGCAATCGCTGACGCTGTGGTGGTTGCTGCGTCGGCAGGGCATTGCCAGTGCGCTGCGCATCGGTGTGCGCAAAGAGGGCGGGTTGCTAGAAGCGCATGCCTGGGTGGAATGTGGAGGCATTATCGTTAATGGTGGAAGCGATGCGCACCGGCGGTTTGCTGCGTTCGAGTCGGCCATCGCGCCACGTGAGGTGATCTCTCTATGAGCGGCATTGTTGGTATTGTCATGTTGGACGGTGCGCCGGTTGATCGTCAGTTACTGCGGCGCATGACTGAGTTCATGACGTACCGCGGGCCTGATGCGCAAGCCGTTTGGAGTGACGGGCATGTCGGTTTTGGCCATACGCTGCTGCGCACAACGTTTGAGTCGGAATACGAACAGCAACCGTGCAGTCTGGATGGCCAGGTGTGGATCACTGCCGATGCACGGGTGGATGGCCGCGCTGATCTGATTCAAGCGCTAGCAGCTCATGGTCGAGATGTTCGTCACACAGCCACCGATGTGGAATTGATCTTGCACGCCTACCACGTGTGGGGCGAAGCGTGTGTCAACCATTTGCTCGGCGATTTCGCCTTCGCCATTTGGGACGGACACCGACGGCGATTATTCTGTGCCCGCGACCATTTTGGCTTGAAGCCGTTTTACTATGCCCATCTGCCCAATTGCTTGGTGTTCAGCAATACCCTCAATTGTGTCAGATTGCACCCCGATGTATCAGACCGGTTGAACGATCTGGCCATTGCTGATTTTCTTATGTTTGGTGGAAATCAAGATTTGGAGACCACCTCATTTGCCGATATTCGGCGGTTGCCGCCGGCTCACGTTTTAACGTGGTCAGACGGCCAGCTTCGCCAGGTTCGCTACTGGTCATTACCGACTGACGGTTCTATCCGTTATAAGCGCGCCGATGATTATGTCGCTCATTTTGGCGAATTGCTTCGCGCAGCGGTTGCCGATCGGTTGCGAACCACTCACGTTGGCATTTGGATGAGCGGGGGTCTTGATTCAACCTCGGTCGCGGCCATGGCCAAGGAAATTTTATCTGAGCAGTCCGCCCCATTTGATCTGCGCGCCTATACGGTTTTCCTCGATTGGTCGCTTCCTGATGGGGACCGCGACTACGCCAGAATTATGGCTGATAGTCTCGGCATTCCGATCCACTTTGTGATATTGAACGACTACAAGCCGTATGACCGTTGGGACGACCCAGCGGTGCAGCGGCCTGAACCGAACTATAACCTGTTTGAGGCTATGTTCGTAGACGAATACAACCAGGTGGCCCCGCATGCCCGGGTCGTACTAGGAGGCGATGGTGGCG
Coding sequences within it:
- a CDS encoding O-antigen ligase family protein, which translates into the protein MWTPIHWTLLGLLGVALVQWLPLPVELHPVSFGYSFEGLPVQLDRWTAISQDRHATAAAAAVLAALSVLFFVATNLLQSARQIRQLVKGLTIIGFAMALVAVLDRLSDPSDPLLRGSGAFGLYYYSMGRLVGYMEMIMPLPLAMMLTAVAQRDEWAWYGLAAITLGVGIVLADATGGVFVLVIQLVALVLLLRKRHIRLTEASARKRHVVWIGVGATLIVGMIIGGAVWFGTRSVPRAILSDVQINFPELDRARQDASQADYFSRYYGRAGIWKASLPMIADYPVMGVGLGSYPTAYTRYDPASGLFLVNAAHNDYLQLVCETGLIGALILMLFLWSLVRLCQRAMNDENPFGSAVAVGATVGCLGILAHSLGDFHLQAPGAGLLFLLLIAVLIGVYRLQAHGANASGDGMPN
- a CDS encoding polysaccharide biosynthesis tyrosine autokinase — its product is MSEHSNQAGGLAPIGGNEIARLGNQSNIPAGQFSPLSPFSGPGEQRLRDIWWRYWRVLWNRRWLMLSVFALVFAGFAVEAYRTPPVYTATGTIAVEAVQQQVLGEFTPTNQTQGIVQLQIDILQSRMLASRVIDKLKLWEQPEFAIAPGSTHEERERQRSLLINTFLAQLSVDAEQAWNQGVIRLHYRSTNPRLAAQILNTLFEEFIAYNRESNTEALEFAQEWLTEQLAQIESKLKKSREELLKFQQGTELLYMGSDTEANPVLEQFSQVKQQLAEAELARLNAEILYQRALKEGAEALPSSVKGDSLAALEDERKRVEAELAQLGATYKDGAPAIRRLKSRLALLNEQIEKNRLLSQEAILENLRNEFEIADRRWRALRDAVEKQRAEIIEQNRAALQLSLLKREAEVDEKLFQVLSERLRGTDLMKSLTPNTNIRIVDRAEIPLAPSGSNSIMFLRGGIIALVLAVGLALLLDLLDDSLKTVEDVETMLKLPSLGLIPLAISSNGRSLLPRKSPSEARPLILRAGEAENPAFAEAYRTLRTGVLLSSATHPPRTIVVTSHEAQAGKTTTAINVALAMAQAGKRVLLVDADMRHPSCAKSLGVHAADGLSTLLASDEKPVTIYHDCGVSRLDLLPAGPIPPNPSELLSSGKMRVLLDSFTAKYDQIIIDTPPLGLVSDALMLAAIVDGVIIVTKAERNSRRGLLRIKESLYSVNARILGVVLNAVDTRRHHNGYYGSYYYYYHRRSAGEEITGGDDRAA
- a CDS encoding SLBB domain-containing protein — its product is MRVLSVVLLLVLNVQTLSLAQATSQESAQPVTTQTAEQPVYAPDDYIIRPGDVVSVRVLREPDMSGDMQVSAKGYIRIPFLREPILAAGRTAWQLADVIRQQVEEILWEPQVDVQVKHGQQDVAYVLGEVNRAGPVPVRVGTRLLNVLVAAGGLSKNAGNVAYILRDQMRPPDEQKSNPEQTAEPEVRLTSVLEIVDIRGLLRGHVELASLERFNRPIYPGDVISIPEADRVFVGGNVHTPGAFELRGALTLTQALMLAGGPKPDSRKKEIRLVRPGPDGASVSEQLVNLDAIEKDASKDIRLQANDIVFVPVSRAKTVVSTMLSAFLLQSVVGVPVYLIFRR
- a CDS encoding nucleotidyltransferase family protein → MSLQPHERLILLCARTRLDDALRERICAAVEQPLCWPTFVAQAKEQELTPLMYLNLKRAAAALVPPETLSHLRALTQRTLIRNALLSEELFALIKLFKREGIAFIPLKGILLAEAVYGDMSLRPIRDLDVMVRSEDLPRVTSLLAQQGFSCRSADPEKESRSPTKHDLAFTKSRSAVKVLLELHWKLKDRVYRLPEEMIWNHRVAYAWRGETVMILSPEMTLLHLVHHLNANAYSLKVLVDVAETLRAYQEELDWDQLEALAARCGMMRNLVVALECANAVLGAPVPIKARQMAPALVRERRWLCALVRDPRWYFSRRAQLIQRHGNVRNLFSALFVDGTPSQLWQAVRSVGRDISLTGLVRSGLRMLAPPST
- a CDS encoding glycosyltransferase, which gives rise to MISASRYLGGFEKTIYQLCQRLDAEQFDLSVCLLNREGPFVELMRREFTDRVYLFDLNWPLKPSVLLRLMRHLRQTDPDIIHAFGFKADAVSRWVRGSRSKPALISAVANPALPHATWRRWLNLATGQRVDVYWADCQARAQHGVRQLAVPADKVKVIPTGIEHESNGACNTGGATVRAQLGIEAETPIIASVGNLRFIKGHHLVIEMASVVLQKFPRAVFLFIGADMSRGALPALAAQSGCGDHFRFIGFCHDPWPYIQAADVIVSPSLSDELPQALLESMLAGKPIVASMVGGITEVVEHGVNGLLVPAGDSQSLAHAVMQLLENPKQRQRLGRQASQTVQRRFTVDRMIAEFEMLYAHLAMADVVPAPAVVSQGSGV
- a CDS encoding PqqD family protein, with translation MKVIVPEGVLARELQGESVLLNLNTESYFGLDEVGTDMWRALTTSESVEAAYQMLLTQYDVEPERLRQDLNELIEKLVEQGLIEIRDA
- a CDS encoding lasso peptide biosynthesis B2 protein; its protein translation is MKSLNKFLQLSWLERWLFVQALLLLPLTVMALRIVGFARWQAVLARFAPLCELLTPDSDKLDELPTSDAGSVIHRIRRTAWIMRAARRRVPLNVTCLPQSLTLWWLLRRQGIASALRIGVRKEGGLLEAHAWVECGGIIVNGGSDAHRRFAAFESAIAPREVISL